The sequence GGGGTGGGCGGTGAAGACGATTTCTTTGCCGAATTGCTCTTCAAGGCGCCCGACGAGACGCTTGAGCTGATTAGCAAAACCTCTCAATTTCTCAAGGCCCATCGGACGGCGCAGGCATCTGCCGCGATAGTCGATCCCGCGACCTTTGCGCGGCTTGCGGACGCGGTTACCCAATTCTCCGCTTGGTACAACGGTTGCGGCGTTGCAGAGCCGACGACCGGCGAACTTATCGAAGACCTGACGCAAGTTGCCGCTCGGGCACGCGAGGCGGCAACGGAACCGATGACCGGGCGCCGTATCGCCGAACTTATATTCCACAAGGCGCCGCAAGCATGCAAAAAGGGGGAGAGCGCGTTCAAGCAGTGGGGCCGTAAGGGCAAATGGAGGGACGCCGGCAGAGCAGCGGGACTGACCGCTGCCCAGAGCGAACATCTGAGTGCCGCCGGCGAGTCCCACTATCAGGCCTGCGGTGAAGAGTACCAAGCGTTTTGCGATGGTTTAGGCGCGCTCGCTTTTCAACGCTTTGTCACAGAATTCGGCGCCCTCAGAGACCTATACCGGGACTACAAGCGTAATGCCGCGCTTCTCGACTTCGACGACCTGCTCCATCATGCCCGCGATCTTCTGAAGAGCAACGAAGGGGTGCGTCAAGCTCTCGCGCAGCGCTACCCTCGAATTCTGGTCGATGAGTTCCAGGACACCGATCCGTTGCAGGCCGAAATCCTGTGGCGGCTCGCTGGTGAAGGTGACGCGGCGTCGCCGTGGTACGAACGCACAATCCGTCCCGGGGCGCTCTTTGTCGTGGGCGACCCCAAACAGGCAATCTACCGTTTTCGCGGCGCTGACGTAAAAACCTACCTCGTCGCCAAGCGGGCGCTGTCAGCTCGTGATCCGACGGCCATCTTAGAAGTGTTTGCTAATTTTCGCTCGCAGCCTCCAATCCTCGAATTTGTGAACGCCCATTTCGCGGCATTGCTTGACGAAGCACAGGGACAACCCGGCTTCACGGCTCTTACGTCCGTGCGCACCCGCGGTGACGAACCGGGCGTAGCAGCCTTCGAGATCGCACTTGATGACCGACATAAGAACGGAAAGGGCAACTTGGTGGTCGACTTGGTGCGTCGAGAGGAAGCGTCGATTGTCGCGAACATTGTGCGAGACCTCATCGGCGCCTATCCGGTGTGGGACAAGGACCAAAAAAGATTCCGGCCATCGCGCGCAGGTGACATTGCCCTACTCGCTCCAACCGGTACCAGCCTCTGGATTTACGAGCGGGCCCTAGCAGGCTGCGGAAAAACGAGGAGTTTTCCACTCGATCGGATATAGTGGAGTAGGAAGAGGTTGTAGGAGGAGGTGGCGGAGATGCGTGGGGTGGACCATCAGCAGAGCGGAATGTTCAGCTACATATCGGCGGAGCG comes from Candidatus Binatus sp. and encodes:
- a CDS encoding exodeoxyribonuclease V subunit beta — its product is MPQESALERLPDASARLAALADHHRTLVVEAGAGSGKTALMAGRVALLLAAGVHPNGIVAITFTEAAASELLERIERFVQELLGGQVPVELSESLPEGLTNAQRQNLESGIDALDEITCTTIHGFCQQLIKPYPVETGIDPGAAIIDPAAAELAYQDLMEAWLSARFGRDRGAEGLGRIPPIAGVGGEDDFFAELLFKAPDETLELISKTSQFLKAHRTAQASAAIVDPATFARLADAVTQFSAWYNGCGVAEPTTGELIEDLTQVAARAREAATEPMTGRRIAELIFHKAPQACKKGESAFKQWGRKGKWRDAGRAAGLTAAQSEHLSAAGESHYQACGEEYQAFCDGLGALAFQRFVTEFGALRDLYRDYKRNAALLDFDDLLHHARDLLKSNEGVRQALAQRYPRILVDEFQDTDPLQAEILWRLAGEGDAASPWYERTIRPGALFVVGDPKQAIYRFRGADVKTYLVAKRALSARDPTAILEVFANFRSQPPILEFVNAHFAALLDEAQGQPGFTALTSVRTRGDEPGVAAFEIALDDRHKNGKGNLVVDLVRREEASIVANIVRDLIGAYPVWDKDQKRFRPSRAGDIALLAPTGTSLWIYERALAGCGKTRSFPLDRI